From Podospora bellae-mahoneyi strain CBS 112042 chromosome 3, whole genome shotgun sequence, the proteins below share one genomic window:
- a CDS encoding hypothetical protein (EggNog:ENOG503P0QR) yields the protein MTSRSRYRLLFAVSCVLFTYSFFNHHKFPLNVDILWPDQQSSRRTTPPIEERQQVPLASLESSFFTWSDPDAPPIPKPPYKPELKESPPIPDPFPLLSEYPAPPRKFLLQHVPKPPRGQSKEEAPLLIGFTRNWPLLLQCVTSYIAAGWPPSSIYVVENTGTMFSNKQGRLTLQNPFYLNHTQLGMLGVNVIITPTLLTFAQLQNFYLWYAPLFLPLLTETNQPQRTALNRNWDYFFWSHQDLLVFSPPDDPSSTLYSNVLSVMQYLKTPAAPRWAHHFFAYDHLTLVNTASVLSTGGWDTQIPFYSTDCDMYTRLMWAGFWQGESPDVGRIFDVKTVVDDFAALLSLPGYQASFNGTVYEDPVELGEVMQDVKYNHSNDNSGRNTWQLRQRGGQDEPFYRDAVGFEVGTQMTIELGRKVFAEKWGHRGCDIALMEGIESGDAWRLERDWEEGDGGEDSW from the exons ATGACCTCCCGCTCCCGGTACCGTCTCCTCTTTGCCGTCTCTTGCGTTCTGTTCACCtactccttcttcaaccaccacaagTTTCCCCTAAACGTTGACATCCTCTGGCCGGATCAGCAATCATCACGACGAACAACCCCGCCAATAGAAGAACGCCAACAAGTCCCGCTCGCGTCACTTGAATCATCGTTTTTTACCTGGTCAGATCCCGACGCACCACCAATCCCGAAGCCACCGTACAAACCTGAGCTTAAAGAGTCACCACCCATACCGGATCCGTTCCCTTTGCTGTCTGAATACCCGGCTCCGCCGAGGAAGTTCCTGTTGCAGCATGTCCCCAAACCGCCGAGAGGGCAATCGAAAGAGGAGGCGCCGCTCTTGATAGGGTTCACCCGGAACTGGCCTCTGTTGTTGCAATGCGTCACGAGCTACATCGCTGCAGGGTGGCCACCGAGCAGCATTTATGTTGTGGAAAACACCGGGACCATGTTTAGCAATAAGCAGGGGCGGTTGACGTTGCAGAATCCGTTTTACTTGAATCATACCCAGctggggatgttgggggtgaATGTCATCATT acACCCACACTGTTGACCTTTGCCCAACTTCAAAACTTTTACCTCTGGTAtgccccccttttcctccctctcctcacgGAGACTAACCAACCCCAAAGGACGGCCCTCAACCGCAACTGGGACTACTTCTTCTGGTCCCATCAAGACCTCCTCGTCTTTTCGCCACCCGATGACCCTTCATCCACTCTCTACTCCAACGTTTTGTCGGTCATGCAGTACCTCAAAACCCCCGCCGCTCCCAGGTGGGCTCATCACTTCTTCGCCTACGACCATTTGACCCTCGTCAACACTGCCTCTGTCTTGTCCACCGGCGGCTGGGACACCCAAATCCCCTTTTACTCCACCGACTGCGACATGTACACCCGCCTGATGTGGGCTGGTTTCTGGCAAGGGGAGTCGCCCGATGTAGGGCGCATCTTTGACGTCAAGACAGTGGTTGATGACTTTGCTGCGCTGCTGTCACTACCGGGTTACCAAGCGAGTTTCAACGGGACGGTGTATGAGGATCCGGTtgagctgggggaggtgatgcaGGATGTAAAGTACAACCATAGCAACGACAACTCGGGGAGGAATACCTGGCAGCTGAGGCAGAGGGGGGGCCAAGACGAGCCGTTCTATCGGGACGCGGTTGGGTTTGAGGTGGGGACGCAGATGACGATtgagttggggaggaaggtgttTGCGGAGAAGTGGGGGCATAGGGGGTGTGATATTGcgttgatggaggggatCGAGAGTGGGGATGcgtggaggttggagagggattgggaggagggggacgggggggaggatagtTGGTAG
- the ARO2 gene encoding bifunctional chorismate synthase/riboflavin reductase [NAD(P)H] aro2 (BUSCO:EOG09262DUV; EggNog:ENOG503NUJB; COG:E), producing the protein MDGNTFGKGFTVTTWGESHGKSVGCTIGNVPAQLRITEADVQPQLTRRRPGQSAITTPRDEKDRVEIQSGVQNGLSLGLPMMMVVKNEDQRPKDYGNKTMDMYPRPSHADFTTQAKYGIKSESGGGRSSARETIARVAAGAVAEKYMMDAFGIEIVAFTSSIGGIDLFPPTPEHPTPVTDPKFHEFLDNISRETVDKFLPVRCPDQAISDKMVQLITEFKDRNDSIGGTVTCVVRNVPVGLGEPAFDKLEAMLAHAMLSIPATKSFEIGSGLTACTTPGSIHNDPFVSTKGREVPPSVAKSGAYLKGFTRPKLTTKTNFSGGIQGGITNGAPIYFKVGFKPPATIGQDQLTATYDGESEGVLAAKGRHDPCVVPRAIPIVEAMAAITVMDALVRHFGPKTLSQYLPYYREPNEKGEAQVAAPDDQL; encoded by the exons ATGGACGGAAACACGTTTGGAAAGGGCTTCACAGTCACCAC CTGGGGCGAGTCCCACGGAAAGTCGGTCGGATGCACAATTGGAAATGTTCCTGCTCAGCTGAGAATCACTGAGGCCGATGTCCAGCCACAATTGACCCGCCGCCGTCCCGGCCAGAGCgccatcacaaccccccgCGACGAGAAGGACAGAGTTGAGATTCAGTCTGGTGTTCAAAATGGCCTCTCCCTCGGTCTCcccatgatgatggtggtcaaGAACGAGGATCAGCGCCCCAAGG ACTACGGAAACAAGACCATGGACATGTACCCAAGACCCAGCCATGCAGACTTCACCACCCAGGCAAAATACGGAATCAAGTCGGAAAGTGGAGGTGGCAGAAGCAGTGCCCGCGAGACCATCGCCCGTGTCGCTGCCGGCGCTGTTGCCGAGAAGTACATGATGGACGCGTTCGGCATCGAGATCGTCGCGTTCACCAGCTCCATCGGCGGCATCGACCTCTTTCCCCCTACCCCTGAGCACCCAACCCCCGTCACCGACCCCAAGTTCCACGAGTTCCTCGACAACATCTCCCGCGAGACCGTCGACAAGTTCCTCCCCGTCCGCTGCCCCGACCAGGCCATCTCCGACAAGATGGTCCAGTTGATCACCGAATTCAAGGACCGCAACGACAGCATCGGCGGCACCGTCACTTGCGTCGTCCGCAACGTCCCCGTCGGTCTCGGTGAGCCTGCCTTTGACAAGCTTGAGGCCATGCTCGCCCACGCTATGCTCAGCATTCCCGCTACCAAGAGCTTCGAGATCGGATCCGGCCTCACAGCCTGCACCACCCCGGGCTCCATCCACAACGACCCCTTCGTCTCTACCAAGGGCAGAGAGGTCCCACCATCAGTCGCCAAGAGCGGCGCCTACCTCAAGGGATTCACCCGTcccaagctcaccaccaagactAACTTCTCTGGTGGCATCCAGGGTGGCATCACCAACGGTGCTCCTATTTACTTCAAGGTCGGCTTCAAGCCCCCTGCCACCATTGGCCAGGACCAGCTCACTGCAACCTACGACGGCGAATCAGAGGGTGTTTTGGCCGCCAAGGGGAGACACGACCCCTGCGTCGTGCCCCGTGCTATTCCCATTGTTGAGGCCATGGCTGCTATCACTGTGATGGATGCGCTCGTCAGACATTTCGGTCCCAAGACTCTGAGCCAGTACCTCCCTTACTACAGGGAACCAAATGAGAAGGGCGAGGCGCAGGTTGCGGCACCGGATGATCAGCTTTAA
- a CDS encoding hypothetical protein (EggNog:ENOG503NXHT; COG:S) → MRRIQFSLVSGGKGVDELIARFREFNEVLWGYGQPLELARLNKGIYDNLNQLTGDQLNKFLAAYTRESETSRDSVSAGNYRSLAKMVNLRAHAIQGAPGRPHVFGASSFHRTDNYRVDSRGTSTMALLYDYPKKGDHGVALIEWAQNAQISGKRREIEKLALLLNAPKPDEMSMLDSYGILDDLQRTNRLGFVLKPPINIRTNLPQPLPPGAISERRMPINLRQLIKTRDGLDLGVRFDIAKKLVDAVHMMHAVDWAHKNIRPNNILFFPLGSIGDESSTQAAHRVFDLSSPFIAGYGNDAASGINLKLDYYEHPARRNDPQIAYRRLYDLYSLGCVLPELALWTTIEEQIEHDPGSREASYKVIRALSLKPTLDRMVGKIFADVIRDCIALGEKSSLDNPAKFGTDMASRLAQCVA, encoded by the exons atgagaagaatCCAGTTCTCACTGGTAAGCGGTGGAAAGGGCGTCGATGAACTGATTGCAAGATTCCGAGAGTTCAATGAGGTTTTGTGGGGTTATGGCCAGCCCTTGGAACTGGCCCGTCTAAACAAGGGCATATACGACAACCTCAATCAGCTGACGGGAGATCAACTGAATAAATTTCTCGCCGCCTACACGCGGGAGTCTGAGACCTCAAGAGACTCAGTGAGTGCTGGTAACTATCGTTCGTTGGCAAAGATGGTCAACTTGCGAGCCCATGCCATCCAGGGGGCTCCTGGAAGACCCCATGTCTTTGGAGCCAGTTCGTTTCACAGGACAGACAACTACAGAGTAGACAGTCGCGGCACGTCCACAATGGCGCTTCTTTACGATTACCCAAAGAAAGGTGATCACGGAGTTGCGCTCATAGAATGGGCGCAGAACGCACAGATTTCAGGCAAAAGACGGGAGATTGAGAAACTGGCACTTCTATTAAATGCTCCCAAGCCAGACGAGATGTCTATGCTTGACTCCTATGGAATATTAGACGACCTACAGCGCACCAACCGGCTTGGTTTTGTCCTAAAACCGCCCATCAATATCCGAACTAATCTTCCCCAACCATTGCCACCAGGAGCCATCTCGGAACGACGGATGCCCATCAACTTGAGACAGCTCATCAAAACCCGGGATGGTCTGGACCTAGGCGTGAGGTTCGACATTGCCAAGAAGCTTGTTGATGCTGTCCACATGATGCATGCCGTAGACTGGGCGCACAA GAACATCCGACCCAACAACATTTTGTTCTTCCCTCTGGGCAGTATTGGCGACGAATCCTCGACCCAAGCcgcccacagagtctttgaCCTTTCGAGTCCTTTCATCGCTGGTTATGGCAACGACGCAGCTTCTGGTATCAACTTGAAACTCGACTACTACGAGCATCCAGCAAGACGCAACGACCCTCAGATAGCCTATCGACGCCTCTATGATCTCTATAGTCTGGGCTGTGTCTTGCCTGAATTGGCGCTCTGGACAACGATAGAGGAGCAAATTGAGCACGATCCCGGGAGCAGAGAAGCGTCTTACAAGGTCATCCGAGCGCTTTCCCTTAAACCTACGTTGGATAG GATGGTGGGCAAGATCTTTGCAGACGTCATCCGCGACTGTATCGCCCTGGGTGAGAAGAGTTCACTCGACAACCCTGCAAAGTTCGGCACGGATATGGCATCCAGGTTGGCTCAATGTGTTGCTTGA
- the DCK1 gene encoding Deoxycytidine kinase 1 (EggNog:ENOG503NU1F; COG:T), producing the protein MPWQPLPRIAFAVATYPFAASSPADLPLELGDELYIIEETPDGDWFRGYLVSPPSLLAGLTSVKGHTLEARVFSGIFPRSCVEVREVLGESDETDDNEADSEDGVATDPLYIGSDSAKGGLVPNGEKKRRKDRNRGLQKNELLSVPVRRDPNAPRQPAPVPMLKIGDETPTSASEPLIDEIASCLREWHSTNLHELLLTRQYAKLDNLSQLIVTLNFSRQQFLHDVLTTWEYENLREKTVWDLVRVNKLCGGEVIVRDPHARGRVLTGDDSVVEITRLQSIMSLLDETPTPQIELTALHHLLVDIKGLAGASTEATTLVLYLATKTGGGKLTTISESYIVEMPGGGQMGQLTRNNQMRTLFADLTAAEIGDVSSIDSELFLIVKIRAPQQVVAAKPSSRSGSMSQSLPQFSKDPTKPPLSSGNKSMRRSLMWAGKNTRSAFSRGNNKLDSLSEQPEEIASPTTAGAESRDGHPPSTANSKNGRSSVDGYVTQTADRTVGVGVLRLNSTMKQEDEVEHIVTLWAPSARFATERGDGEEWDPVIREVLDSKPGSYEKSRRAERLQVHLRAFNNPDADVLIKATPTVLAGICKTNKMGFSGAPTKPRSDIYLTIDEAGLTRQTLLSRYGGSPASLPSSIHGNNLQLTLEVRRHSGERIDNCIFPSSNTECISTWKTVAAERGEPWKQTIKLVIAPADVHQAHVVMQLADAPNSAFAVAYMPLWDQQAFIHDGSHSLVLYRLDENTVSAQQNAQGKGGYLSLPFAFRGREEHQAEVTGPIAMVRVETYLCSTRFSQDKIMLRLLGWKDSAQEAIPDLLKQFIFVAEIEVVKLLNDVLDALFGILVAYSGNDDYEDLVFTALVRVLDIVHDRRFNLSPLVDQYAESKFNYPFATPCLVRSFTRLLSKPTEPETARKLRATFKVARHILKFITHARGQQKVKEAGIGITSTNPGFTRHLRSIFKALDAMMRSTAPVLVGSQTLAVQHFHTWLPELAGLLTTEEILHIAIDFMDSCSMVKGKLVLYKLVLIINYAKLDIFSHPEQRSALSANTVRWIAPHWGYTEEVTEQWKDQVRLCCSVLASQVEHLGPEIPDYIPKIIQSYLALNAIPKKPKDRLSLLFPTSYPFPSKAITGEVVFDEALIELSAVLSALSTSPSGMQLELAEDDLNIVVENSLRVHMSILQGETFPSNWLSVHIFHHKSTMRTLQYLASILLESFLPHPDEAENFSTELWKLFFTTLLKLVGSPSLALETFPEQKRRAVWKIAGDVREHGAELLRRTWEAIGWETSLEERARYGLSKMGGYQVQYVPTLVGPIVELCLSVHEGLRRMAVEVLQTMIVSEWTLSEDLSVIQTEMIDCLDVYFKEKPLTESILQKLFVGELLERFEPLSRLNDDPLYQAIRELMGTVDDFLDLLVAVHSGDGSGEASHLIHRLRLMEFLRDMQKEEIFIRYVHQLANLQAEARNHAEAGLALRLHADLYDWDPLRTTPPLSDPEFPAQTHFERKERIYFDMIKHFEDGEAWSSALAAYKELQQQYETNIFDFAKLARTERAIANIYETIAKSDRLVPKYFKVIYKGLGFPANVRDKEFVFEATPAERTAGFTDRMQEMYPSAQIVLSDQIEDVEGQFLVVSALSPHRDLGHHVFQRARVPQIIRDYLVSAHPQEFSVSSRRNTTGPVEEHCAEKIIYTTAEPFPTILRRSEIIAVREVRLSARETALERIVRKTAEMSILERKISDGEGGDEAVQLLFDAVGISVNPNSESSVVCYRDLIPGMTRHGAQSPAKDSELDEEEFEPLELNPQENAIKMALVDHAILLKRCLATLSKTGVEVLTRHVEDLQKYFETTYATEIALFTPAAPPVREASTTPSPTWPRSPPSTVGGIPHLSKPSISGMSAITGVEEAAVIRPVSIRQGRGARLSFLGGRKKELSKDGSPPLPTINGDVQEDSPKDSAASTKENRRSFISGFRTQTSASNDARPSLTVQTNGMDGAGFSISPGGITGGSHLTTATTTTNNDWVTDSAGGSFMGGLSGTATAVESPHGNGEKTPRESTNSSSTMGGSVRKRLSLLRLGKKSSKDNAKQQAGLGGVDEE; encoded by the exons ATGCCCTGGCAACCGCTGCCTCGCATCGCCTTCGCCGTAGCGACCTACCCCTTCGCTGCCTCGAGTCCCGCCGACTTACCCCTCGAATTGGGCGACGAGCTGTACATCATTGAAGAGACACCTGACGGTGATTGGTTTCGCGGGTACCTGGTGTCACCACCGAGTCTGCTTGCCGGTTTAACAAGCGTAAAGGGCCACACCCTCGAGGCCCGCGTATTCAGCGGCATCTTTCCGCGGAGTTGTGTCGAAGTACGCGAAGTGCTCGGCGAGAGCGACGAAACAGACGACAATGAGGCCGACAGCGAGGATGGCGTCGCGACAGACCCCCTATACATAGGCAGCGATTCTGCCAAGGGTGGATTGGTTCCCAATGgcgagaaaaagaggaggaaagacaGGAATAGGGGCCTGCAGAAGAATGAGTTGCTTTCGGTGCCAGTGCGGCGGGATCCAAATGCGCCTCGTCAGCCAGCCCCAGTACCAATGCTCAAGATTGGTGACGAGACGCCCACCTCAGCCTCGGAACCGCTCATCGACGAGATCGCGTCGTGCCTGCGAGAATGGCACTCGACCAACCTCCACGAGCTACTCCTGACCCGTCAATACGCCAAACTCGACAATCTTTCACAGCTTATAGTTACGCTCAACTTCTCGAGACAACAGTTTTTGCACGATGTACTTACGACGTGGGAATACGAAAATCTGCGCGAGAAGACGGTTTGGGACTTGGTTCGGGTCAACAAGCTATGCGGTGGGGAGGTTATCGTGCGCGATCCGCACGCCCGAgggagggtgttgactgGAGACGATTCGGTGGTAGAAATAACGAGGTTGCAGTCCATCATGAGCCTGTTGGACGAGACACCCACGCCCCAGATCGAACTGACGGCGCTCCACCACCTACTGGTAGACATCAAGGGGCTGGCAGGCGCATCCACCGAGGCGACCACTCTGGTTTTGTATCTGGCGACCAAGACGGGAGGcggcaagctcaccaccatATCCGAAAGCTACATCGTCGAAATGCCTGGCGGTGGACAGATGGGCCAACTGACGAGAAACAACCAAATGCGGACGCTTTTTGCTGATCTTACTGCCGCTGAGATTGGAGACGTTTCCTCGATAGATTCCGAATTGTTCCTCATTGTCAAGATTCGCGCGCCGCAACAGGTGGTTGCTGCTAAGCCTAGCTCTAGGTCTGGTTCGATGTCGCAGAGCTTGCCACAATTCTCCAAGGATccaacaaaaccaccatTGTCTTCCGGGAACAAGTCAATGCGCCGGAGCTTGATGTGGGCGGGTAAGAACACAAGGTCCGCATTCTCCAGAGGCAACAATAAGCTTGATTCGCTATCTGAGCAGCCGGAGGAAATagcatcacccaccacagcAGGGGCCGAGAGCAGAGATGGCCATCCGCCGAGCACAGCCAATTCCAAGAACGGGCGGTCTTCCGTGGACGGATACGTCACCCAGACTGCTGACAGGACAGTGGGTGTCGGCGTGCTCAGGCTGAACTCTACCATGAagcaggaggatgaggtggaaCATATCGTGACCCTGTGGGCTCCGTCTGCCCGGTTTGCGACAGAGCGTGGAGACGGAGAGGAATGGGACCCGGTAATACGTGAGGTCCTGGACAGCAAGCCCGGCTCTTATGAGAAGTCGAGGAGAGCCGAGCGGCTCCAGGTGCATTTGCGTGCCTTCAACAACCCGGATGCGGATGTGCTCATCAAAGCCACCCCCACCGTGTTGGCGGGCATCTGCAAAACAAACAAGATGGGATTCTCAGGGGCGCCAACAAAACCGAGGTCTGACATCTATTTGACAATCGACGAGGCGGGCCTGACCCGCCAAACGCTATTGTCTCGATATGGCGGCAGCCCGGCATCCCTTCCGAGTAGTATTCACGGGAACAATCTGCAGCTCACACTCGAAGTGAGGAGGCACTCAGGCGAGCGCATCGACAATTGCATATTCCCGTCTTCCAATACCGAGTGCATCAGCACTTGGAAGACGGTTGCTGCCGAGCGTGGGGAGCCATGGAAACAAACCATCAAGCTGGTGATCGCGCCAGCGGATGTGCACCAAGCCCATGTTGTCATGCAGCTTGCGGATGCACCCAACAGCGCCTTTGCAGTCGCATACATGCCCCTATGGGATCAGCAAGCCTTCATCCACGATGGTTCTCACTCTTTGGTTCTCTACCGGCTGGACGAAAACACCGTCTCTGCACAGCAAAATGCGCAGGGCAAGGGCGGGTATCTCAGCCTGCCGTTTGCTTTCAGGGGCAGGGAGGAGCACCAGGCAGAAGTGACCGGCCCAATCGCCATGGTTCGCGTGGAGACATATCTTTGCAGCACAAGGTTTTCCCAGGACAAGATCATGTTGAGACTACTGGGGTGGAAGGACTCTGCGCAGGAAGCAATTCCTGATCTTCTGAAGCAGTTCATCTTTGTGGCCGAGATTGAGGTTGTCAAGTTGCTCAACGATGTTTTGGATGCCTTGTTTGGAATTCTCGTCGCCTACTCTGGTAACGATGACTATGAGGACCTCGTCTTTACCGCGCTGGTTAGGGTGCTCGACATTGTACACGATCGACGATTCAACCTGTCTCCTTTGGTCGACCAGTATGCTGAGAGCAAGTTCAACTATCCGTTTGCGACGCCTTGCCTGGTCAGATCGTTTACTCGACTTTTGTCCAAACCAACTGAACCAGAAACGGCAAGGAAACTGCGCGCTACCTTCAAGGTGGCACGGCATATTCTCAAGTTCATCACGCATGCCCGCGGCCAGcaaaaggtcaaggaggccgGCATTGGGATCACCAGTACAAACCCCGGGTTCACGCGCCACCTTCGAAGCATCTTCAAGGCCCTCGATGCCATGATGCGGAGTACAGCACCGGTATTGGTGGGAAGCCAGACGCTTGCTGTTCAGCATTTTCACACTTGGCTCCCAGAGCTGGCTGGACTGTTGACCACGGAAGAGATTCTCCATATTGCTATTGACTTTATGGATTCTTGCTCCATGGTCAAGGGCAAACTTGTCCTGTACAAGCTggttctcatcatcaactatGCCAAGCTGGACATCTTTTCTCACCCAGAACAGCGGTCTGCCCTGAGCGCCAATACCGTCAGGTGGATTGCACCGCACTGGGGGTACACCGAGGAGGTTACCGAGCAATGGAAGGATCAGGTTCGGCTATGCTGTTCCGTCCTCGCCAGCCAGGTTGAACACCTTGGCCCTGAAATTCCCGACTACATCCCCAAGATCATCCAGTCCTACCTCGCCCTCAACGCTATTCCGAAGAAGCCAAAAGATCGTCTATCTCTGTTGTTCCCCACCTCATACCCCTTCCCCAGTAAAGCGATCACCggagaggtggtgtttgaCGAGGCGCTTATCGAGCTATCTGCCGTCTTGTCGGCGCTTTCTACTTCGCCAAGTGGAATGCAGCTTGAGCTGGCAGAAGACGACCTCAATATCGTGGTGGAGAACTCGCTGCGGGTGCACATGAGTATCCTCCAGGGCGAGACGTTTCCTTCCAACTGGCTCAGCGTGCACATCTTTCACCACAAGTCAACTATGCGGACATTGCAGTACCTCGCCAGCATCCTGCTCGAGTCCTTCTTACCACATCCTGATGAGGCCGAGAACTTCAGCACCGAGCTGTGGAagctcttcttcaccacgCTCCTCAAACTGGTCGGCAGCCCATCTCTTGCGCTCGAGACATTTCCCGAGCAAAAGCGCCGGGCCGTATGGAAGATTGCCGGTGATGTCCGGGAACACGGTGCCGAGCTCCTCCGCAGGACATGGGAGGCCATTGGCTGGGAGACGAGCCTTGAGGAGCGTGCTCGCTACGGTCTTTCCAAGATGGGCGGTTATCAAGTCCAGTACGTGCCGACATTGGTTGGGCCCATTGTTGAGCTTTGCTTGAGTGTCCACGAAGGACTGCGACGCATGGCTGTCGAGGTGCTTCAGACGATGATTGTCAGCGAGTGGACTCTGAGCGAGGACCTCAGCGTCATACAAACGGAGATGATAGACTGTCTGGATGTGTATTTCAAGGAGAAGCCGCTGACGGAGAGCATCTTGCAGAAGCTGTTTGTTGGAGAATTACTAGAGCGGTTTGAGCCATTGAGCAGGCTGAACGACGACCCACTCTACCAGGCTATCAGAGAACTTATGGGCACGGTGGACGACTTCTTGGATCTTCTGGTTGCTGTCCACAGTGGTGATGGATCGGGCGAGGCATCACACCTCATCCACCGTTTGAGATTGATGGAATTCCTCAGGGATAtgcagaaggaggagataTTCATCCGCTACGTGCACCAACTGGCGAACCTGCAGGCCGAGGCGAGGAATCACGCTGAAGCCGGCCTGGCGCTGAGGCTACATGCCGACTTGTACGACTGGGACCCCCTtagaacaacaccaccgctgtCGGACCCCGAGTTCCCTGCGCAGACTCACTTTGAAAGAAAAGAGCGGATCTACTTTGACATGATCAAGCACTTTGAGGACGGCGAAGCATGGAGTAGCGCGTTGGCGGCATACAAAGAGCTCCAGCAACAGTATGAGACCAACATCTTTGACTTTGCCAAGCTTGCCCGCACCGAAAgggccatcgccaacatTTACGAGACCATCGCCAAGAGCGACAGGCTGGTGCCCAAGTACTTCAAGGTCATCTACAAGGGCTTGGGCTTCCCGGCTAATGTCCGCGACAAGGAGTTTGTCTTTGAAGCCACCCCTGCCGAACGGACTGCCGGGTTTACCGACAGAATGCAAGAGATGTATCCATCTGCTCAGATTGTGCTTAGTGACCAGAtcgaggatgtggagggtCAGTTCTTGGTGGTCTCCGCACTGAGTCCTCACCGCGACCTGGGGCATCATGTCTTCCAGCGCGCCAGGGTTCCGCAGATCATCAGGGACTATCTTGTCTCTGCTCACCCTCAAGAGTTTTCTGTTAGCAGCAGGAGGAACACCACCGGGCCTGTGGAGGAACACTGCGCCGAAAAGATCATCTACACGACTGCGGAGCCATTCCCGACGATTCTGAGGAGGAGTGAGATTATTGCCGTGCGTGAGGTCAGGTTATCAGCCAGAGAGACTGCTCTGGAGAGAATTGTGCGAAAGACGGCCGAGATGTCTATTCTAGAGCGCAAGATATCAgatggtgaagggggcgACGAGGCTGTGCAACTGCTGTTTGATGCTGTGGGCATCAGCGTCAACCCAAATTCCGAGAGCAGCGTGGTTTGCTACCGGGACTTGATTCCCGGCATGACCAGGCACGGGGCACAATCACCTGCAAAGGACAGcgagctggatgaggaggagtttgagccGCTTGAGCTGAACCCTCAGGAGAATGCCATCAAGATGGCATTGGTTGATCATGCTATCTTGCTCAAGAGGTGCTTGGCCACTCTCTCAAAGACTGGTGTTGAGGTTCTCACGCGACATGTTGAGGATCTTCAAAAGT ACTTTGAGACGACATATGCCACAGAGATCGCACTGTTCACGCCAGCTGCCCCGCCTGTTCGTGAGGCAAGCACTacgccctcaccaacatggcCGCGCTCCCCTCCGTCGACTGTCGGCGGTATCCCTCACCTTTCCAAGCCCTCGATCAGCGGCATGTCTGCTATCACCGGAGTAGAAGAGGCTGCCGTCATCAGACCGGTATCGATCCGCCAAGGCCGCGGCGCCCGCCTAAGCTTCCTCGGTGGCCGCAAGAAGGAGCTTTCCAAGGATGGCTCCCCACCATTACCCACCATCAACGGTGACGTGCAAGAGGACTCGCCCAAAGACAGCGCCGCCAGCACCAAGGAAAATCGCCGCAGCTTCATCTCGGGCTTCCGCACCCAAACTTCAGCCTCGAACGACGCCCGGCCTAGTCTTACGGTCCAGACCAACGGCATGGACGGGGCCGGCTTCTCCATCTCACCAGGTGGTATCACGGGGGGCAGCCATCTGACAACcgcgacgacgacaaccaaTAACGACTGGGTGACGGACTCGGCTGGGGGCAGCTTCATGGGCGGCCTGAGTGGTACCGCTACGGCGGTTGAATCCCCGCATGGCAACGGCGAAAAGACGCCAAGGGAGAGCACTAATAGCAGCAGTACTATGGGCGGGAGCGTGAGGAAGCGGCTGAGCTTGCTGaggctggggaagaagagtaGTAAGGATAATGCCAAGCAGCAGGCGGGGCTGGGgggcgttgatgaggagtAG